A stretch of Aspergillus nidulans FGSC A4 chromosome VI DNA encodes these proteins:
- a CDS encoding PH domain protein (transcript_id=CADANIAT00010363), translated as MGRSRVLSFLSSFGGSSRKTSPDVGNRSASATTAPPSRFETPSPDTPSPHDGPSSKVERRMSRPGSTIFTHNPPFMQLAEDTPAELQRIFSYMNSHANKLYYEGYFLKLNDLDTYGRPCADRQWVECYAQLVGTVLSLWDAAALDAAGDAAEVPATFVNLADASIRSIENLPTQNQAGPQSLQNVLSVCSAGQNRYLLHFDSYDSLIHWAAAIRLAMYEHTCLYEAYTGSIIAAKGRELNNIRTILERSRFKHEDWARVRFGAGTPWRRCWFVITPPDEKQLQKAKKTMKKKSAYDRAPRLVIGNIKFYETKKTKKVKPIATITDAYCAYAIYPQSKALIDQSTLIKIEGNFILHSQSESKVEGFIFVMPEVHPAVSGFEIMLQFLMPTFDTFNLYGRPTRLIAAVNHVKSIMFAFPDQERYDYLELADVVNLLRTPGSQNWSEAEWRKQLKDATARRMADASSRASSIASRPRFRASLPNRYSQVPAAPSSRKGAFPEYMSTFNQSVDAVVQQVPPEEPFTPAAHSRSMSDTAGFAPKPLLGVAMEDSAASSAQDLTGSPAIESSPARSSSDDEQNLYSAQGPYRNPAQMQQLPPDVAPPPTLTHDPISRPPTRPQPSADARRANVRMSDATLAQLVSASGGMNFGHRPTSAGSSDYTGNNSPAPPSSSHGASDASHFAAAFAANQPTAAHEQGPPVPEHDFGNSNSSSVLKAHRLSTQAITVDTEKAVKRKPLNRAPSPLVSPQSSTGEPSFDDLRHTVDEDAMNLIGLVDPPKYTAAYSVPTKSTPQEEESVYDDDVSTASPDYASTKGSLYSKDSVKSIPKRMGVKKTVGSEPEPKDLVIGDARYTVESKPEHNSDIPAIDFGPTLTYLPTTGRPNTSDTLKKFEHHRTGSDATERQRFSLPARQNDRNHSRSPSRDEHRRSVLWQPTAPRPVTPGGGLTPEQFVQQRAAPSPPIHVHRRSPSTSTTTITAPRPVSGDWTAHTRSQSQMSMARPKSRGASSMFNYNDVSSHLSAREQEHVARVTGSSFFNLSSDKQKTPPPVNPMGLVGAIDAREQEKRMMKEGMSNQMVQHAIAQRQYHWQQQPQQAPQLAPATPPHSYGFQTGSNDVYNMPTASRTWDALNQPYRPEEPRRQSWFSQYPSQPPQSSSAMYQTNPHNPQSHVGTNATYY; from the exons ATGGGTCGCTCTCGCG TGCTATCATTTCTGTCCTCGTTTGGAGGATCGTCCCGTAAAACAAGCCCCGATGTAGGCAATCGATCGGCTTCAGCAACGACGGCGCCTCCGTCGCGGTTCGAGACGCCTTCGCCGGATACGCCTTCTCCGCACGATGGCCCCTCGTCGAAAGTCGAACGGCGCATGTCGCGGCCGGGCTCAACAATCTTTACACACAATCCCCCGTTCAtgcagctggcggaagaTACACCCGCCGAACTACAGCGGATTTTTTCATATATGAATAGTCATGCAAACAAGCTATACTACGAGGGATATTTCTTAAAGCTGAATGATTTGGATACCT ATGGTCGGCCTTGCGCTGATCGACAATGGGTGGAATGCTACGCCCAGCTTGTCGGGACAGTCTTGTCCCTTTGGGATGCCGCTGCGCTGGACGCAGCAGGCGATGCAGCGGAAGTCCCCGCAACATTCGTTAATCTTGCAGATGCTTCGATCAGATCG ATTGAAAACCTCCCCACACAAAACCAAGCAGGCCCACAGTCTCTGCAGAACGTCTTGAGCGTGTGCTCCGCCGGTCAAAATCGGTATCTGCTCCATTTTGACTCGTATGACTCTTTGATACATTGGGCGGCAGCGATTCGCCTGGCTATGTACGAACATACCTGCCTCTACGAAGCGTATACTGGCTCCATTATTGCCGCGAAAGGCAGAGAATTGAATAACATCAGAACTATCCTGGAGCGGAGCCGGTTTAAACATGAAGATTGGGCTCGTGTGAGGTTTGGAGCCGGAACCCCCTGGCGGCGGTGCTGGTTTGTGATCACTCCGCCAGATGAAAAACAGCTCCagaaggcaaagaagaccATGAAGAAAAAATCCGCCTATGACCGTGCGCCGAGGCTAGTAATAGGGAACATCAAATTCTATGAAacaaagaagacgaagaaggtCAAGCCTATAGCAACAATCACCGATGCCTACTGTGCATACGCCATCTATCCCCAATCGAAAGCCTTGATCGACCAGTCAACGCTGATCAAGATTGAGGGGAACTTCATCCTTCATTCACAGTCAGAATCGAAGGTGGAGGGTTTCATCTTCGTCATGCCCGAAGTCCATCCCGCCGTGAGTGGTTTTGAAATCATGCTTCAGTTCCTAATGCCAACTTTCGACACCTTCAACCTCTATGGTCGCCCAACTCGACTCATCGCTGCGGTCAACCATGTCAAGAGCATCATGTTCGCTTTCCCCGACCAAGAGCGTTATGATTATCTTGAACTCGCCGATGTCGTGAACCTTCTGCGGACTCCTGGCTCTCAAAATTGGAGTGAGGCCGAGTGGAGAAAGCAGCTCAAGGATGCAACCGCACGCCGAATGGCCGATGCTAGCAGTCGGGCAAGCAGCATTGCAAGCAGACCTCGCTTCCGCGCCAGTCTTCCGAACCGATATAGTCAAGTTCCAGCGGCACCGTCCTCGCGCAAGGGCGCTTTCCCAGAGTACATGTCCACGTTCAACCAGTCGGTGGACGCTGTGGTGCAACAGGTGCCCCCGGAGGAGCCGTTCACACCGGCGGCACACTCACGGAGCATGTCTGACACCGCAGGATTTGCGCCTAAACCACTCCTTGGAGTTGCGATGGAGGACTCTGCCGCGTCCTCTGCCCAAGACTTAACGGGGAGTCCTGCTATCGAAAGCTCTCCGGCTCGAAGTAGCTCGGATGACGAACAAAATCTGTACTCAGCTCAAGGACCTTATAGGAACCCGGCCCAAATGCAACAACTGCCTCCAGACGTTGCGCCTCCACCCACCCTCACCCACGACCCTATCTCGAGACCTCCTACCCGACCGCAGCCGTCGGCGGACGCTCGGAGAGCCAATGTCCGTATGTCCGACGCAACCCTCGCGCAATTGGTCTCTGCATCTGGCGGTATGAATTTTGGTCATAGACCTACGTCAGCGGGTAGCAGCGATTACACTGGAAATAACAGTCCTGCACCGCCAAGCTCATCGCATGGGGCTTCTGATGCTTCACATTTTGCTGCAGCCTTTGCTGCTAACCAACCAACCGCAGCACACGAGCAGGGCCCTCCCGTACCTGAGCATGATTTCGGCAACAGCAACTCATCATCGGTTCTCAAGGCACACCGACTGAGCACTCAGGCCATCACCGTTGACACTGAAAAGGCTGTCAAACGAAAGCCACTCAATCGGGCCCCGTCACCACTAGTCAGCCCGCAGAGCTCTACCGGCGAGCCAAGCTTCGATGATCTCCGCCATActgttgatgaggatgccATGAACCTGATCGGTCTCGTCGACCCACCAAAATACACCGCAGCATATTCTGTACCAACGAAGTCAACAcctcaagaagaggaaagtgtctacgatgacgatgtcTCCACGGCGTCGCCAGACTATGCTAGCACCAAAGGTTCTCTATATAGCAAGGACTCAGTAAAGTCCATCCCCAAGCGGATGGGAGTCAAGAAGACCGTGGGATCTGAGCCTGAACCAAAGGACCTGGTCATCGGCGACGCGCGTTACACTGTGGAAAGCAAGCCAGAGCATAATTCGGATATTCCCGCGATCGACTTTGGGCCAACTTTGACTTACCTACCCACCACGGGCCGTCCGAATACGTCGGACACGTTGAAGAAGTTTGAGCACCACAGAACCGGCTCCGACGCCACAGAGAGACAAAGGTTTTCTCTGCCTGCCCGTCAGAACGATCGTAACCATTCTAGGTCACCGAGCCGAGATGAGCACCGACGGAGTGTGTTATGGCAACCAACTGCTCCGCGCCCAGTAACTCCCGGTGGCGGTCTCACGCCAGAGCAATTCGTGCAACAACGGGCGGCTCCTAGCCCGCCCATCCATGTCCATCGTCGATCGCCCTCTACCTCtacaacaacaataacagCCCCGCGGCCCGTGTCTGGTGACTGGACGGCGCACACGAGGTCACAGTCGCAAATGAGTATGGCTCGACCTAAATCGCGTGGTGCCAGCAGCATGTTCAACTATAACGATGTCTCATCCCATCTTTCCGCGCGAGAGCAAGAGCATGTGGCTCGTGTGACTggctcctcgttcttcaacCTATCCAGTGATAAGCAAAAAACGCCACCTCCTGTCAACCCAATGGGCTTAGTTGGAGCAATTGATGCtcgagagcaagagaagaggatgatgaaagAGGGCATGTCAAACCAGATGGTGCAACATGCCATTGCGCAGCGCCAGTACCACTGGCaacaacagccgcagcaggcgCCACAATTGGCACCAGCAACTCCTCCCCATTCGTACGGGTTCCAAACTGGGTCGAACGACGTTTACAATATGCCTACCGCAAGCCGTACGTGGGATGCTTTGAACCAACCTTACCGACCAGAAGAACCTCGACGTCAGTCTTGGTTTAGCCAGTACCCTTCGCAACCTCCGCAGTCAAGTTCTGCCATGTACCAGACCAACCCACACAACCCGCAGAGCCATGTCGGCACCAATGCGACATATTATTGA
- a CDS encoding C2H2-type zinc finger protein (transcript_id=CADANIAT00010364), protein MGQKRSSSGDYPSPKRLQKQAADETDPIYEEAHSDVDYSPDDSSVTSSVHDTPATPFSTASTSVRYPSELKTHRCPFEGCTKAFNRPARLQEHLRSHNNERLFSCTYEGCQKTFLRASHLNHHVKSAHTGVRDYICDRPGCGKSFVTGSRLRRHLAAHDGRDKFRCTEYPPCNETFRKHSTLQKHVLSVHLKQKPFQCQHIDPQTGDKCLMAFESAGHLRAHESRVHTAKRFSCAECSQRVEDGSMIPPATFPTYSLLQAHIRTAHPPQCPTCSVTCSTARELRRHLEVAHGNVSLDDRRIFPCTVPGCDRSFTKKGNLTVHIRTVHDGEKRFVCGETDLSTSKRVTGWSAADGCGKRYGSKLALEEHIRTAHLGFLNSKAERRQKLGQPRKSSSINKNLSALTGEGYGDETGRQITCFVDSCPHRFHRNYDLWVHMGSKHNYTEDDIRGFFLQRALLGDSSEPVPSDVFGIYGLEFDNEEHTYNQDLRMGAYPPTPAETSGAGTGSYTAGQDQHQLPGMNIEPYTLEPTEFSMLPQSVPVSGCLDPDIMMQESASVSASKAQIPSLDNDDMLNDSFLDFGMVNS, encoded by the exons ATGGGCCAGAAAAGGTCGTCGTCTGGGGACTACCCCAGCCCTAAACGGCTCCAGAAACAAGCCGCCGATGAGACTG ATCCGATCTACGAGGAGGCACATTCAGATGTCGATTACTCTCCCGATGATTCCAGCGTCACTAGCAGCGTTCATGACACGCCAGCGACGCCGTTCTCAACGGCTTCAACTTCCGTGAGATATCCATCGGAATTGAAAACTCACCGCTGCCCGTTCGAAGGGTGCACCAAAGCGTTCAATCGACCCGCCCGGCTTCAGGAACATCTGCGGTCACACAACAATGAAAGGCTCTTCAGCTGCACCTACGAAGGATGCCAGAAGACCTTTTTGCGCGCCTCGCACTTGAACCATCATGTCAAAAGTGCCCACACTGGAGTACGAGACTACATCTGTGATCGCCCGGGTTGTGGGAAGAGTTTCGTGACCGGCTCCCGATTGCGTCGACATCTAGCAGCTCATGATGGTCGCGACAAGTTCCGTTGCACCGAGTATCCACCTTGCAATGAGACTTTTCGCAAGCACTCGACATTGCAGAAACATGTCCTGTCTGTACATCTGAAACAAAAGCCGTTCCAGTGCCAGCATATCGACCCGCAGACGGGAGACAAATGCTTAATGGCATTTGAATCAGCGGGTCATCTCCGCGCGCACGAAAGCAGAGTCCATACGGCAAAGCGATTCAGCTGCGCAGAATGCTCCCAGCGTGTAGAGGACGGGTCAATGATACCTCCTGCTACATTCCCCACATACTCTTTACTCCAGGCACATATACGCACTGCGCATCCTCCCCAGTGCCCCACTTGCTCCGTCACTTGCTCAACAGCACGAGAACTCCGTCGCCATCTCGAAGTCGCCCACGGCAATGTCAGCCTCGACGACCGCCGAATCTTCCCCTGCACAGTCCCCGGCTGCGACCGCAGCTTCACAAAAAAGGGAAACTTAACCGTGCACATCCGAACCGTACATGACGGCGAAAAGCGCTTCGTCTGCGGGGAAACAGACCTTTCCACATCAAAACGAGTCACAGGTTGGTCCGCTGCCGATGGCTGTGGAAAGCGTTATGGCAGCAAATTAGCTCTAGAAGAACATATCCGCACCGCACACCTAGGCTTCCTGAACTCCAAAGCCGAGCGCCGCCAGAAATTGGGGCAACCCAGGAAGTCCTCATCCATAAACAAAAACTTATCAGCCCTAACTGGCGAAGGTTACGGCGACGAAACCGGTCGCCAGATTACATGCTTCGTCGATTCATGCCCGCACCGCTTCCACCGTAATTACGACCTCTGGGTCCACATGGGCAGTAAGCATAACTACACGGAAGACGACATTCGGggtttcttcctccaacgAGCGCTGCTGGGCGACAGTTCAGAGCCTGTCCCTAGTGATGTCTTTGGTATCTACGGTCTTGAGTTTGACAACGAGGAGCACACATATAATCAAGACTTGAGAATGGGTGCGTATCCCCCTACGCCTGCCGAAACTTCAGGTGCAGGTACAGGTTCATACACAGCTGGTCAAGACCAACACCAGCTCCCCGGTATGAATATCGAACCATATACGTTAGAACCAACCGAGTTCTCAATGCTTCCTCAGTCTGTACCTGTGTCGGGGTGCCTCGACCCCGATATCATGATGCAAGAGTCTGCTTCTGTTTCCGCTTCCAAAGCACAGATACCCAGTCTCGATAATGATGACATGTTAAATGATTCGTTTCTGGATTTTGGAATGGTGAATTCTTAG
- a CDS encoding DNA-directed RNA polymerase core subunit RPO26 (transcript_id=CADANIAT00010365), whose amino-acid sequence MSDYGGDHEAEETYDYEPDQTYDDIEPEDFLNPEDIEGEEGAEGYEEGYGGAVNGERVVVSGDPNAGYSGKVVEQARAKKIPNDQRTTTPYMTKYERARVLGTRALQISLNAPVLVDLEGETDPLQIAMKELAQKKIPLIVRRYLPDGTEAAYGRMLQSPQARAIDHGALMPYRPFSGRLSKYGILKETYRDLTGNRA is encoded by the exons ATGTCCGACTACGGCGGCGACcacgaagctgaagaaac TTATGACTACGAGCCCGATCAGACCTACGATGACATTGAGCCCGAAGACTTCCTGAACCCTGAAGACAtcgaaggtgaagaaggcgcgGAGGGCTATGAGGAGGGCTACGGGGGCGCTGTGAACGGAGAACGTGTGGTCGTTTCTGGTGACCCGAATGCTGGATATTCAGGAAAGGTGGTTGAACAGGCACGGGCAAAGAAGATCCCCAACGACCAGCGCACGACGACTCCATACATGACCAAATATGAGAGAGCGCGTGTTTTGGGTACGCGAGCATTGCAGATCAG TTTGAATGCGCCGGTGCTTGTGGATCTCGAGGGAGAGACGGATCCGCTGCAGATTGCCATGAAGGAGCTTGCGCAAAAGAAGATCCCTCTTATTGTGAGGAGATACCTGCCGGATGGAAC AGAGGCTGCGTATGGCCGAATGCTTCAGTCACCGCAAGCAAGGGCCATAGATCACGGTGCCCTGATGCCCTACAGACCGTTTTCAGGTCGCCTGTCCAAGTACGGCATACTCAAGGAAACT TATCGCGACCTCACAGGAAACCGCGCCTGA
- a CDS encoding MCT family MFS transporter (transcript_id=CADANIAT00010366), whose protein sequence is MGANVDAQERTVSAMGGSQDVEKTSAAPVQPAEDKEEPTFDTGLACWLQVLGSWFLFFNSWGVVNTWGVYQTYYEQNQLSDISSSSIAWVGSLQSFLLMLFGVVTGPLFDAGYFRLLLGFGTIMLPFGFMMVSISSKFWHFILAQGVCVGLACGCLFVPAVAILPQYFRKRRGLANGIAATGSSIGGVIYPIMFNELQKKAGFHWATRAVGFLAFGTCLISFSLMRMRFLPTEKRKLIQLGAFKEPIFVLFSIGMFMGFLGFYNFLFYVQSYAIETGIVDGNLGFYLLAMLNAGSTFGRIAPNFLADHTGPLNMLIPAVSITAILSFVWIGVHTVPGIIVLSVLYGIFSGGFVSLPPVVMASITKDMRELGTRMGMVFAITSVGLLIGTPIGGAIMSNTHKYLGVQLFTGCAITVAAAIFLGVRLARTGVNLAVRA, encoded by the exons ATGGGCGCAAATGTCGACGCTCAGGAGAGGACTGTGAGTGCTATGGGAGGTAGTCAGGATGTCGAAAAGACCAGCGCAGCGCCGGTCCAACCGGcggaggacaaggaagaaCCGACCTTCGACACTGGCCTCGCATGCTGGCTGCAAGTTCTGGGTTCCTggttccttttcttcaactcATG GGGTGTCGTCAATACATGGGGTGTTTATCAGACCTACTACGAGCAAAACCAGCTATCAGACAtttcgtcctcgtccatcgCCTGGGTCGGTTCCTTACagtctttccttctcatgcTGTTCGGCGTCGTAACGGGGCCACTTTTTGATGCTGGATATTTCCGCCTGCTTCTTGGATTCGGTACGATCATGTTGCCGTTTGGTTTCATGATGGTCAGTATTTCATCCAAGTTCTGGCATTTCATCCTGGCTCAAGGGGTCTGTGTTGGTTTAGCCTGCGGGTGCCTGTTCGTCCCGGCAGTTGCGATCTTGCCCCAATACTTCCGCAAAAGAAGAGGACTCGCCAACGGCATTGCAGCCACGGGGAGCAGTATTGGTGGTGTCATCTACCCGATCATGTTCAACGAACTGCAGAAAAAGGCTGGCTTTCACTGGGCGACGCGCGCAGTAGGCTTCCTCGCTTTCGGAACCTGCTTGATATCCTTTTCCCTCATGCGCATGCGCTTCCTCCCTACTGAGAAGCGGAAGCTTATCCAACTGGGCGCCTTCAAGGAGCCCATCTTCGTCCTTTTCTCCATCGGCATGTTCATGGGCTTCTTGGGCTTTTACAATTTCCTTTTCTATGTCCAGTCTTACGCCATTGAGACCGGTATTGTCGACGGCAACCTTGGCTTCTATCTTCTTGCGATGCTCAACGCGGGTTCCACATTTGGTCGGATTGCGCCCAACTTCCTGGCTGACCACACGGGACCCTTGAACATGCTCATCCCCGCAGTTTCAATCACCGCCATCCTCTCTTTCGTCTGGATTGGTGTTCACACTGTCCCCGGTATCATTGTACTGTCCGTTCTCTACGGAATATTCTCCGGTGGCTTTGTCTCCCTTCCCCCTGTAGTCATGGCATCTATTACCAAGGACATGCGCGAACTCGGCACCCGCATGGGAATGGTCTTCGCCATCACTTCTGTTGGACTGTTAATTGGGACACCCATCGGCGGTGCTATCATGAGTAATACGCATAAGTATTTGGGTGTCCAGCTCTTTACGGGCTGCGCCATTAccgttgctgctgctatTTTCCTGGGCGTCAGATTGGCTCGTACGGGAGTAAATCTTGCCGTTAGGGCTTAA
- a CDS encoding peptide alpha-N-acetyltransferase complex B subunit NAT3 (transcript_id=CADANIAT00010367), producing MTSIRRMSPTDLFSLNLTNLDPLTENYDLGFYLNYLMRWPSLFSSVKDRREGIAGYIMGKLEEQHPSLKASEHYTPWHGHITVLTVAPAWRRLGHARRLTERLERGSDINNAWFVDLYSVFRRVVNYYSDDPTGMSEKGEDAFDMRKPCSRDKKLEHIRENGENFPVSPEHVS from the exons ATGACTTCCATTCGGCGGATGTCCCCAACggacctcttctccctcaaCCTCACCAACCTCGACCCACTGACCGAGAACTACGATCTGGGCTTCTACCTGAACTATCTCATGCGATGGCCGTCGCTCTTTAGCAGCGTGAAGGACCGCAGGGAAGGAATTGCCGGATACA TAATGGGCAAACTCGAAGAGCAACACCCCTCCCTCAAAGCCTCAGAGCATTACACTCCCTGGCATGGACACATCACTGTCCTAACTGTTGCGCCGGCATGGCGGAGACTTGGGCACGCGCGTCGACTCACCGAGCGTCTGGAGCGGGGTTCCGATATCAACAATGCCTGGTTTGTGGATTT GTACTCCGTGTTCCGGCGCGTGGTCAATTATTATAGCGACGATCCAACAGGTATGTCGGAAAAGGGCGAGGATGCGTTCGATATGCGCAAGCCGTGTAGTCGGGATAAGAAACTAGAGCATATTCGAGAGAACGGGGAGAATTTCCCGGTCAGTCCGGAGCATGTATCTTAA
- a CDS encoding uncharacterized protein (transcript_id=CADANIAT00010368) codes for MPSSPPSPLRLSHRHTRRRSSNTDMDPMSPADYTPNGYSLNSPRSPASPRPHYAQSMNRMSGDFGAATEASGGLGNLADELADAWEDEENGYGYASGQEAALMDSQPLERMRTRTPSPGYLSERDSLQPPRPKLRNGTHRHRRHESQYDGSDYGPDSDLEEVADMSPALENQMAEIESLARRGLENNGSEQDHVIERAVTALQDLGAQSGIENNAMRLITAHSSITSYLTHQTRTVQSLTHPLLFAPFPLLSDDAIDALIPLIDEGLLPNLPYPFPEQHQHQHHHSSRPNTPSQVSPSPTNNPLTSLQTLISQTSDITLSLRGLSDTLYESRQLTSTASRRLRAARELVADLRREEEGREEGTRWIEKGDWDRRLREREAGRECGDVVSGFEAFCGEWREKLFGAAGAAEAVVA; via the exons ATGCCCTCCAGCCCACCTTCACCCTTGAGGCTGTCTCACCGCCACACCCGCAGACGGTCATCAAACACAGATATGGATCCGATGTCACCAGCCGATTATACGCCCAATGGTTACTCTCTCAACTCTCCCCGATCGCCTGCCAGTCCTCGACCCCATTACGCGCAAAGCATGAACAGAATGTCCGGCGACTTTGGAGCTGCCACAGAAGCGAGCGGCGGACTGGGGAATCTCGCGGATGAACTAGCGGATGCttgggaggatgaggagaatggcTATGGATATGCCTCTGGACAGGAGGCTGCGCTGATGGACTCACAACCGCTGGAACGGATGAGGACGCGGACGCCTTCGCCCGGTTATTTGTCTGAGAGAGATTCACTGCAGCCGCCGCGGCCCAAACTGCGAAACGGTACGCATCGACACCGAAGACACGAGTCGCAATATGATGGCTCGGATTATGGCCCTGATTCAGacctggaggaggtggccgATATGTCCCCGGCACTGGAGAACCAGATGGCGGAGATCGAGAGTCTAGCGAGACGGGGTCTCGAGAATAACGGGAGCGAGCAAGACCATGTTATTGAACGGGCGGTTACAGCGCTTCAGGATCTAGGGGCGCAGAGCGGAATTGAGAATAATGCCATGAG ACTCATCACTGCCCATTCTTCAATAACCTCTTACCTCACGCACCAAACCCGCACTGTCCAGAGCCTCACCCAccccctcctcttcgccccTTTCCCGCTCCTCTCCGACGACGCCATTGACGCCCTCATACCTTTGATCGACGAGGGCCTTCTCCCTAACCTCCCCTATCCATTCCCAgagcaacatcaacatcaacatcaccACTCCTCCCGACCAAATACCCCCTCACAAGTTTCCCCGTCGCCGACAAACAACCCTCTTACCTCCCTCCAAACGCTTATCTCTCAAACCTCTGATATAACTCTCTCTCTTCGCGGCCTGAGCGACACCCTCTACGAATCCCGCCAGCTCACCTCGACTGCTTCGAGGCGTCTCCGAGCTGCCCGAGAACTTGTTGCTGACCTCcgcagggaggaagaaggccgtGAAGAGGGCACGAGGTGGATCGAGAAAGGAGACTGGGATCGGAGGCTTAGGGAACGGGAGGCTGGTCGTGAGTGTGGTGATGTGGTCAGTGGCTTTGAAGCATTCTGCGGTGAATGGAGAGAAAAGTTGTTCGGGGCTGCAGGTGCCGCCGAGGCTGTCGTTGCGTAG